The Microtus pennsylvanicus isolate mMicPen1 chromosome 13 unlocalized genomic scaffold, mMicPen1.hap1 SUPER_13_unloc_2, whole genome shotgun sequence genome segment gatggatcctaaacataaatgttaaaagtgcagaacttctgtaGATACTGGAGAGACCAGTAggctccgagtttggaaaatttggtgatatctctccacatgcgacaACATAAGCACTACaggcaccaccatttgcagctcccaaagctctgctctgtgcagacacagcccacccaggcagtgaagttattcagagtctGCCACaggagttgcaaggatcacttagggctacttaggatgaggcaggaacacactaaactctgtgtttgtccactggctcccgcCCAGCCAGGCGAAAATGCATCACATCAGCCACGAGCCTCAGCAGTCCGCTCCACCTAGTTTGGGGACAGCAACCCCAAACCCaccaagcccagccactcctccacaCGTGGGAGGAGCAACTACGTGCACCAAGGCCAGCAACTCCTccccacctggggacattggccccttgctctccttggcttgcctctcctcccattcGGGAGAGCAACCATTCACTCACCATGGTGCAGCTGCCTAGCTGACAAGCTTTAACCCCACAAGGGATCACAAGGCGCAGTGcatgagagagactgtgatttcttcaggaagtgcTAAACCGGAAGTCAGGCTCCcggaagaaccctcccatttgactggtggaggctctcaTTGGCTAGTAAGGTCTGAGTGACAGAACCAGGTAAGCAGAAGGGACACAGCAcagcattcccagcactggcGGCTAATCTACAGAAACAAATCCCAGATTGGTTGGAGATCTAAGTCAAGTTCAACAGCAAGTcttttgctaatgtaaatcaatgggtttggttttaaaaggaagtatacaaattcagaaagaggctaatcagaaaatgagaagaacattgggtaaaccaagaactttataaacaaagtccacagtggtgttggaactgataaccacagctttcacccttctgtgtaaaggtttgggttctgaggatctgaaacaACCCTTTTCCAAAGGCCCTGTCCCCACATCTTTGCCAGCTCTCCCAAGCGTATTCCTGAGATTAGAGACAGAGCTCTGTTGTTGCTCTATACATCATTGCCTTAAGGAAACCTCCCAAAGCCTAGGCGGGTTGCCAAAGTCAGAGAGGCCAAGTTTCAAGTATTttctagaagttctgcacttaGCACTTGACATTTAGGTGTAAGGTCCATTTGGAGTTAATTTGTGGACGTTGTAAATGGGGTCTCAtgtactgtgtagtactctactACTCAGTCGCAATGTAGAATTGGTGATATAAAGGATTGACCAATGCTTAGAGAGTAAGCCACACAATATAAAATTTAGCTGAGGGAGGGCTGCCTTTGAAATACACCCAAAGACAAGTAGTATGTTAATCAGAACTATTAGAGATTTGGATGCAaagatgtaaatgtttatttaacttttttgtatACATGTCTGTAGTGAAAAAAGCAAATGAGATACTCACCAATAGAAAGGATAGAGAGTCTGCCTGTGTAACTCTCTAGAGTAAGCTGGAGCATCACAGTTTTAAGAGGGATTTCTTAGTTGTGTTGGACTGGATCAATTCCATgatattttgttatgtgtttgctGTTTCTTGGTATCAACTACATACATTAAAACCCAAAAGCATGGTTATAGTGGTGAAATACCTGGTTAAATCCAGaccctcccagcaggaagaaaatagccaaaaatctaagcaagaaaagaagaatcaagaatctaggattagccagttcagtgactgtgtttcaagaactagctgaagataaagttagattgtaatcttggaagtgatcttgagaggcagggagttgcccccttgtgaccaACACtggatttttgaaattttctatgacacttttggattactgggctatggtttcttcccttaaaaactcctTCTCCCAGTCACTCAAGGTCAAACTCTtcccctgcatgggttatgagtcttggccccagtgTACTGGTTCCCATCTCATTGATTAAAGCCTCCTGTGATTGCAGCAAAGATGGTCCTTTGTGAGTTACTATGGGGGGTGtcgtgttatcccaagacttgagtgagagtctcccaagaactgggggtctttcagtagTAATGCCAAGTATCATATGAATAATGTATTGTGTTTTATCTAAGGTTTAGTTGAACAGTTTATACCTAGGAAATActaatttattacattatcatatacagtttctattcagatttcttttgttgttactcAGCACTATCTAAAGACAAACAATTGGTACCTTCCTGTGATCACTTGTGACTGCTTACCAAGGATGACCACCACCGGGTTTGCTGACTGTTAATATTCCATCATGAAAAAAAGTATCCCCTCCATCTGAGTACACAGCCTCTTTTCCAGTCACCTATATGCAAATCATGCCTAATGACATGTGACCTTCTGGTTTCAGAGATGAACTAGAGTACACAGCCTGGAAAAGACTCGGGAGGATGTACATTCTTTGTATGCACCTATgagaaagccatttttaaaagtggGGATTTACCTTGAGTGCTATCGGGCTTACTTTCTACGTTCACTGAGAAATGTATTGTAATGGAAAGCATATGTGCggtggaagagtagagagaaggtAAGCTCCACATATGCAGCTATGGGAGAGCCATTGTACATACTAGATGGAGACGTGCCTGTTTGGCTGCCTTTTGGGTATCTTAGTTaaagcttctattgctgtgaagagacaccatgaccacagcaacacttataaaggaaaacatttgatttaggcaagcttacagtttcagaggatttagtccattatcaacatggcagaaagcatggtggatgcaagcagaaatggtgctggagaaagagctgagagatcTCCATCCacatcagcaggcagcagaaagtgactatgaaatacttcaacaaggccacacctcctaatagtgccactctccatGAGACTTTCGGGGCCATTttgattcaaacaaccacagaatcAAAACCCTTGTAAGTACCTTTTCAACCAcactcaataagaaaataaaaggaagattttggagccaaaatatcacacaaatgacctctaaCTTAATCGGTTATGGAGTGTATCATTTCCAACTGAAATGCTATGATCTCAATCTCTACTTTCTGacattcttcttaacatttccatattcctggtcctataagaacagccaatttagttctgtatactaatttctatatttttttcaccacctAAAATCTAGATATCTTCTACACTGTTTCAAGagacatcattcccaggttctgcctagcaacaatattacttttggttttccatttttttgtccTAACTtacatttatgttgctctgattaaatcccctaaccaaaatcagctcagacaatgagtggggtaatttgacttcatcatttttagagcttaggataggaaatcatgttaatagttgaatgcaaaaatccatggacaaagattgtttcctggctttctctcttgcccagtcactccttcattcatgctaagatagctcccttttgtagcccaagcccactttcttagggatattgccaccctcattggaggaactttcccacgtcaatcatcaacacaatctctcccagatacagcagtctgtgtcttttatgaaccacgccactctgaacacagttgagcaaatgtccttgtggtaggatcttttggatatatgtccaagagtggtatagctgggtcttgaggtgaattgactcacaacatgaggactgcatgttgatttccacattggctgtacaagtttgcacttgtacATGTCCTTGCCACATATCCTTACCAGCATTAACAGTCCCTTGTATTATGGAGCTTAAGAAAtcaacaggtgtaagataaaatctcaaagtagttttgatattcattttcctgatggctaaagatgttgaacatgttcACGGTGGGTTTATCATCTTATAGttctaccagcaatggaagaggattTCAGTCTCTTTACAGCCTCATCAATACTTgtcttttcatatatttatgtgtatgagtgtttgcctgcatttgCTGCTGTCCTTAAAGGCCAGGGATTGATTGCTGGCCTAGGATGCTGTGTATTTTAGGAAATGTCTGTCCAGGGTGTGTGAGCCAGCCCAATTGTGAAGAccggaggacaacttgcaggggtgagttctctccttccatgtgcatgtgggttccagggatgaaaCTTGGGGTAGGTATGGCAGCAATCAGCTTTACTTGGTGATCAGGCTTGCTGGCCCTGCAGTATCTTCAGAACTTCCTTGTGGACCTTACTGGGTGTGGGGACTCCAAGGGTGTTCAGTGACCATCCAAATCTGCCTAGCCTCTCCACTCATTGCCCCCCACTGTAGGcggcataataaccaggctagcttaatatgaaacagcaaattttaatgaacttACAACACCAGCCATCCAgtgatgagcaggaaatacaaacaaagagaGCTGCGGGGctcatgctcgccagatttataggtaacattagcccaaggcaaacacgccccctaatgggctgggcttatccctacacccCACCACCAGGAGTGTGGACATTGGTGATGTCTGCTGCCTATGGACCGAAGTACCACTGGCTGCACGAAGGGGTGCCTTGGGCCTCTTCCCAGACTTCCTGGTTCATCAAGGCTGCCTCCTTGCTGGCCTGGGAAGAAAGCTCCATGGCCAGACTGAAGATCCTGtgggcagaagaaagagaagggacaacTTCGCCTCTGGCCAAGAACTCTAAAGGagatcttagaaaaacaaacttgttagagaaataggttctctccttccatacagatcctagggactgaactcaggacaccaGACTTTCCTTGCTGGCTGATCTCAGGACCCTAATGGTGTCTTTGGAAGTCAACAAGGGTGGCTGCCAACTTGGgggcaagtgtgcatgtgtccatATGGTGCTGCAAACAGAAGCAGGGCCTGTGTATACTGAATTCCCTCCGTCCCCAGCTCTCCCTCTTTTGAAGGAGACAGCACCTAAGATTCCTAGGCTGACCCTAAActgatgaccctcctgcctcagcccccaagcATCTGAGACAGCTGACAGATCTGTGCCCCCAGGCCTAGCAGGAAAGAGCTGTGTGGCGAGCCTTGAATGCATCCTTCATCCTCCTGTTCACCTGGGACCTCAGTGCCCCACACCCTCAACAGTGGGCAAATTTGATGTGAGGAGACCTTGTTGGTGCCAAGCTAGATGTGAGATTCAGCCATTACCACATGGTCAAAGGCCAGGTGTCTGAAGACTTTAAGAGCCCCTAGAAGGAGGGCATGTGTCCAAGAGTGAATACCAGGTACATCTGTACTGCTCAGATACTGACTGGGAAAACTTGTGGCCATACAGTGGTCACAAGCACAGGGAGACATCCTCAGTCTATGCTCCATATGAGTGATGGCTgacccattctgtaggccagcGCTGGGTACGGCACTTCAGAATCCCTGAGAACTCCTATGGGCATCtccttaaatgcatttttttggaGGTGGCCAAAATGGCCAAGcctgcctgatgacctcagtctgATCCCTAGGGCccacaaagtggaaagagagaacagaccccaaagccgtcctctgacctttacactcATGCCTTGGCATGCACATGCCCAAACATAAAAAtacgtaaaaaaacaaaaacaaaaccccaacacgtGTGATGTTCACACCTGCCATTCTAGAACTCTgcaagctgaggtgggaggatttcTGCACGTTCAAAGCCACACTCGGTGTTACagattgagaccttgtcttagaaaacacacaaaacaacaatgtCCCTCAAGAAACCGCGAGACTGGCTAGGCAGTGATGGTGTGCAGCTTCACTCCCAgctcttggcaggcagaggctggcgaatctctgagttcgagaccagcctgatctacagagtgagttccagagtgagaaactctgtctagaaacaaaacaaaacatacaaaaagaaacccccaAACATCCTGCTAAGACTGACTTCTGAATGACGTTTAACATGTGTTGAGCAACTGTCCGGCTCAGAAAaggctctctctgtcccctgctgaCCTGGAGCTGCCCTATCTAGGGCATGAGACTGAGTGTGGGATGCTTTCCTTGCCCGTGGTGACTTCAGGTCTCTACGGTCCCCAGTCCTACTCTGCTGGACTCTGGCACAGTATGAATTGATGGCTTCACTGCACCCAAGGTCCCAGTGTCTCAGAACTCAGAAGTGGGCTAGGAGTGGAACAGTGCTATAGTAGTGAGGCACTCAATAGCTGAGTCCTCAAAAGCCCAAACAGTCTTCACCTGAGAGAGCAGCTGGGTGGGGTTCCACCTCCAGCAACCCAACTGAAAAGAAAGggatgatggagagaggaggggagggatggaggggaaagggggaggcctGACCCACACCTGTAGAGCTCTTGGTCCTTCTTGGTAATCAAGTCCCTGAGTTCCTCTAGCAGGCGTGACACCTGCGCGCTGGTGTCTGGCACCTGCCCGCTGGCGTCCAGGGAGGAGATGCCCAGCTCTCCCAGGAGCTGCAGGGTGGTCTTTAGGGCCGGCTCCAGATCATCTGTGGAGATACAGGCTGTTAGCAGAACTCCGGTGCCCAAAGCAGCAGCTGTTTGAGCTGTGCAGCGTTGGCTCTTCTCTCACACTCAGGGAACAGGGCCAAAGGGAGGGATCTTAGGAGATCTCACTCGTCCCTGGAGTGTGGGTgccaagtgcatgctgggaagacAAACCCAGTGGGGAGCGCACAGGTGCTTCTGTGACTGCTGCCCAGGAGGCTCCTGTGGACCAGGGGAGCTGGGGCTTCAGGCTGCAAGCCACTGCTCTGTTCTCTcaccctctgtccctctgtccttccactaCGAGCGACAAGCAGGATGCACCTGCCAGATGTGGCTTGGACCTGCACTTCCTGGCCTCCGGATCTAAAGAGCTGAGGTTCTGGTATCTGTAGCAGCTGTGTGTCCCAGGCAcagacctgcaccacacacaaccCAGCAAGGTCATGAGGGTTAAAGGACCTGTTCCTGCTGTGTCGTGTCCTCACCTCACCGTCAGTGCTGGGGTTTTGCTGGGTACAGACTTGCGAGGGGCAGTTTGCTAGGAGGATCGCTACAGCTTCCAGGTCAACACTATGCTCTTTTatggagccagggtctcactgtgttgtagctcaggctggcctggaactcacagcctcCCAAGAGTCAGACAATAAATGTAGGTCACCATACCTTTTTCATTTGTTACGTAGCCCAGGCAGAGTAAACCCTGTGCAGCTAAAAAGTCCTAAGGAGGATGTCTGCTCCAGAGAATCCCTCAAATGACCTCTCAACACCTCCACCCTGTTGGTAGGGCCCAGGGCTCAGGGCCGGTAGATAGGTCACCCTGCCCCCAGAGTCTTCCAGCTGTGAGGTCCAGCGTGGGGTTGGAATCGTGACTCAGCTGCCTGTGTCCTACTTGGTCCACACGGGTTCCAACACCACCCCAGGGTAGAGGCACCTAGAATATGGTGCATGTGAGACTTGAGGCTCCTTCCTGCTGAGGCAATGCCACACAGCAAGGCTGTTCTTACCTAGGAGTTCCTGCCCACTTCCCTGCATGTGGATGCCCTGCACGGGAAGCTCATGTCGTGTGGCGTCCAAGGCTGTGGCCAGTGTCTTGTATTGCTCCTTGAAGCGCTTTGCTACAGCCTCGAGAGGGCCCAGCACCTCCATCTGCAGGCAGAAGGGGACACTGTAAGACACACCGCTCACTCGCACAAGAAGGGCCAGCTTCCAGGTAACAGGACCCCCTCTGACCTGCCCTGGATGGGGCCCTGTTGCTATGCTAAGCTCCACGGTGGGACAACATCAATGCTGGCAGGTGCCAAGTATTCTGCAGActgtgtggcagagacaggtgtcccATACAGAGTACTACATTCGTATCAGGAGCCTAAGCAGGGCGGGCAGAATGTAAGTGGTGGCATCCTGATCCTGGCTCCCTCATGCACCCCTAGCCTCAGGAGCATGCTCAAACCCACCTGGGCATCCAGGATGGTAGCCAGCTCCTGATGCttctgctggagcagcagctggcgCCGCAGCTCCAGCACCCGCTGCTGTAGACGCTCCTTCTCATGGCATAAGGCCACCAAGTCCTTCTCAGCCTTctcctccagcacagccaggTTGTTTTCCATCTGTGGGTCGCAAGACCAactcaggtggggtgggggaggtgacaGAGGACACACGCTGTTTCGTGAGTCCCAGTTAAGCTCACCTTCACAGACAGCAGGGTCAGCAGCAGTGTCTGCGACTCCATCATGTCCATGGTCTCCTGTAGATCCTGCAAGGGTCCtgctgttcaattcccagtaagccatgttgACCTGGCTCTTCCGGGCATGGCAGAACCCCAACCTCTGTGCACTTTATAGGTTCAAATGGTGTCCGCGGGGCTGAGGATGGAGTCAGGTCACACCTTGCCCAGAAGTGTATGGGTGTCTCCCCACTCAGTATATGGGCACACTGACCTGAGCAAGGACCCATGGACACCACAGCCCTAGCCTCCATCCTGTAGGACTGGCTGCCGGGAGTCAGACCTACCCACCGTCTGCTCCCCAGTGCTCACCTGTCTTTTCTGGGGAAGGTGTGTCGTTCCTTTTGGGCCAGTCAAGGGTACATgaggccctgtgtcaaaaaaatggGATGGTTTGGCTGGCTGAGCCCATAAAGATGCTTCCTTGCCTGGCAAGCCCGATGACGCACTCGATCCCTGAACTcgcaggaagctggagggagaGAACTCCAGAGTTGTCCTCGGACATCAAATGTGCCAAGGCATCAGGAACAAGAACCAATGAcgacaaaatgacaaaaacaaaaaccaacaaacaacgtTCCTCAGCTTTGGTACTGCAGACCTCTGGGCCAACTAGATGCTAGCCAGGGGCATCCTGTGCACCAAGGGCCAACGGGCAGCTGTGGTTCATCCATCAGAAgccaaaatccaaataaaatgtcTGCATACACCCTAACCCTAGTCAGTCCCTTTTGGTGAGCACCTGTTTAGGCCAGGCAGGTCCTGACTCCTGACTGGCCCGTCTTCAGGAGGTGCTCACGCCGCACATGAGAACATCCTAGCCAGGCCCATGTGCTGCTCTCATCCCCGCCTGGGAACAGAGAAATTTTTGttcctgtgttttgagatagggtctcatgcacACCCTGGTTCAATGGAGCCCAcgtggccaaggatgactttgaacttctgatcttgccaccacctcccaagtgtccAAATGTCAGGCACCCCATTGGTTATAATTTCTGTAGCATCCTAAACTGACAGCAAGTAGCAGCTCCTGGATCCGCAAGTAGTTCCGTGGACATATGGTTGGGCCTCAGACACTCTGCCTATGCTCCCATCACACACTTGAACCACATCCTTTCTGACAGAGACCCTTAATGCTAAGTTTTCACTCACAACCTGACACAATCTAGGATCACCGGGGAATTGAGGGACTTTTGGATCAGGCTGGACTGTGGACAGTCTGTGATGGGTTGTCCTGATTGCCCTGAGGGAGGCCTGGCAGCTCCTTCCCTGCTGCCAGAGTCCCACCCTTCCAACCCTAGCCAGGACTCACCTTTGACCTTCTGCAATGTGCTGGGCTTTCTTCCCTCTGGTGACTTCCCTCCAGCAGATGCAGAAGCCTGTTATGTAAACAGTCAGAGGTCAGGCCACTTGACCTTTGATGCATTTGCTTAAAGGTCAGACGGAGAAGCAGGAGTTTTGAGACTGCGAACATGGGAGAGTCAAACAGTGGACAGCTACGTTCATCAGACATGGGAATTAACGGCACACGTGCTGGACTGCCATCTCGatgggtgtgtgtttgcgtgtgctgTGGAGGGGCTGGCGCTCGACTTCCTATGGCACTCTCAGGATGGGCTGACTTCTACACAGGTTACTCTGGACTTCAGGAGACACTGACTTCTCCCTGGCCTAAGTCTACAAAGCTCACAAACAGCAGCTGCACCACCAGCATCAGTGGATGCCCAGCTGTCAGGTACAAGAAAGGCAAGGAGCACAGTGGGGGTTGTGTCGTGGTTCATTCTCATGCACCACTGGGTCTGGGGACCCTCTGTAGGAAATAAGGAGGCAGCAGGATGGAACAGGAAAACTAAAACCTACTCCTTGTCAAAACTACCCAAGCCTATTCAGACTAGAGCAAAGAAGTTTTCCAAGCCTGAGGGTCACTCTGGGCAACCACCTGCAATGGCCCTAGGTGTCAGGCCAGCAGGCAGCAGACTCCACCCTGCATAGGTGCTGCCAGCCAGGCCCTCAAGGGCACGAAGAGAATCAGCTGTGAAGAACAAAGTGCAAGCTCTGCTTCTCGCCTGCCTGACAGTGGGGCTCTTGACCACCCTGGCCACGATTGCACAGGAACTGCTGTGGCCTTGGCTCCGGAACTCGGGGTCATCGTGCTCTAAAACTGCTTGTGCCAGTGCCCTCCCCTCAGAACAATCTGCATAAGGGACCACACACTCACGCAGACCTGGCTACCCCGGGTGGTACAACAGCCAAGGGCTGTGGGGTTTAGGGTCAGATACTGAAGAACCCACAGTGAAGGTAACTGGACTGAGTGTGACCAGAAGCTGAAGAGTTGACTCGCTGGTTAAGAGGAGAACttggattcaactcccagcagttgggccagtgtgtaaaggtgcttgccaccaagattGCCAAACCAAATTGATGcgcaggacccatgtggtggaaggtgagaatcaattcccacaggttgtcctctggtaaCCATATGTACAGTTGGCCCGAACCCTTctctaatgaataaaaatgtagttaagtttttaaaaagtcaccatgAATCTCATTATTTGTACACTCAATtccaattaaaatgtttcaaaagcacacccctaagaattccagactagcctttgtttacaagctacccaagcagcacggagatctgatctgggctccaggagagccatcattggggtaaGTGAGTGCAGCAGCAGcccggaacagggaactcagatgttcctcatccctcctacacttcctggtcatcctgcaggggctatactgcccaatacctcctctctctttctatcccacccagcttgcatccagaaccctccccaccctgtttgcctccctcccctctttggccacataacatctcccagctcagcctgttcgggTGCTGGGACCGAATCTGAATCGGGAGGGCAACCGGGAGGgcagcagttcctttgtttcaatagcctgcctgcagcaagcaaggtaggccctttgtttatgagctatccaagcagcacagagatctgatctaagcaccaggaaagccatcactggggagtgacatcaatgggaaggtacatcagtgggcaaggagacctgatcctgtaaaagaagatccataggggagcattcggaggaagagatgggcaggcaccaatgcaagaattcacccaacaatctgaaaaacaacatgaaaccaccagaacccagcgacctcacaacaggaggacatgaacaccttaatcaagaagaagtagaaaaaaattgactttatgaaagtgatagaggcccttaaacagcatgtaaaaaatgcccttatagaaatggatgagaagtataacagaaagtttgaagaattgaataaatcagtgaatgctaccctaggaaaccaaggaaaaacaatcaaacagataatggaaacagttcaagacttgaaaactaaaatggaggtaaagaagaaaacacaaacagagggccagctgcacatggaaaatctaggtaaacaaatagagactacagaaacaagcataaccagcagaatacaagagatagaagaaagaatctcagattctgaagataacatagagaaaataaatgccctgatcaaagaaaacagcgagtccaacaaactctcatcacaaaacattcatgaaatatgggacacaataaaaagaccaaacctaagtataattggagtagaagaaggagaagaagtgcagctcaacgg includes the following:
- the LOC142842109 gene encoding HAUS augmin-like complex subunit 8; protein product: MDMMESQTLLLTLLSVKMENNLAVLEEKAEKDLVALCHEKERLQQRVLELRRQLLLQQKHQELATILDAQMEVLGPLEAVAKRFKEQYKTLATALDATRHELPVQGIHMQGSGQELLDDLEPALKTTLQLLGELGISSLDASGQVPDTSAQVSRLLEELRDLITKKDQELYRIFSLAMELSSQASKEAALMNQEVWEEAQGTPSCSQWYFGP